In Silurus meridionalis isolate SWU-2019-XX chromosome 23, ASM1480568v1, whole genome shotgun sequence, the genomic window ttgagcaaggcccttaaagcCCATAATTGATTTGCATCTCGGTGCATAGCCACTGATGCGATCCAATACAATTCACCCTATTACAATGCATTGCAATCCGATTTCCATATAATTCAACACAAAATATGGTGCTATGCatttcaatatggtacagatagtttacttttatttcttcagttcagacagacagcaaatcataaatttatttAAGTGCTTTCTGAGTTCTAACACATGACCCCTTTTACAAActagtgcaaaaaaatatataaattaaaaccagacattcttttcctgttgtgtgtgcaggaagttacagctctacctctgccatgttaatctgtattctatctgactctcaggacacgcctggGTCCCCGTAGTGTTGtaatatatataagatatataaatgaattgttttttaccaatgcaaatatgtgcAAAACATCAGACAACATTCTTTTTTCAAGCTCTCTTAATAGTCCTGGTTTACAGTGTGGCCACATGCACGTTTGTTGTTTCTGCGCTACAGTAGCCACTTGATTTGAAATAAAGTAAGTTGCCTAGCTGCGTTATTTAGCTTGGATCATGTAGTGTCTCTCTCTGAAGCCCTTGTTGTCAAAAACCAAAGGGGATCAACAGTCAAGAACAATAACTTACACCTTTTGTGACGACTATGAGCAAATCTTTCTCGCTTAGCCAACATTTCATGCTAATAATAAGTTTTAAGATGTTTAAGATCCATGATGGTGTTATTTGTATTGCAGGAAGATGCTGTAGATCCTCCTCTTAATATTTTCACAGCGCACAATCTGTAATCTGCTTTACTTTGATTCGATGTACGTCACTGTCAAAGTCTTACGTGACATGAAAACATATTAATAGAAGATTTTTACAGGTAACTGATACCAGTATCATGAATGATCCTTCCATGTTCTCTACACAATCTTGAGGTCCTCTTGATTTCTATCCCCTTTTCGTCTACCCCAGGTTCTTGCAAAGGTGCTGCTCTATATGAGTGTGAACACAGCAGGACTTTTTATCCATTATCTGATAGATCGGGCGCAGAGGCAGGCCTTCCTCGAGACGAGGCGCTGCATTGAAGGCCACATGAAGCTGGAGATGGAAAACAAGAGACAGGCAAGGAAGCACATGTCATATATCCATATGAATAAGTCTTCCACCATGCTGATTGCCTAAAGAGTTCATTTCTTCCAACAGGAGCGTTTGGTTTTGTCTATACTGCCTCGCTTTGTTGCCCTGGAGATGATCGCTGACATGGCCTCCATGGATGATGAACTGCTGCCTCAACAGTTTCATAAGGTCTACATCCATCAGTACACCGACGTCAGGTTCGGTTGAAAATTTTAAGTAAATCTTACTTAATTCCAGATTTGGATGGAGTTTGCTGTTCAGATGATAttataaaagataaagacaGAGGTGGAAAGTGTAATAAAGTCTTCTACTCAATTAAAAGTACTGGTACCTCAATGAAATTTAAAGTTACCGTTCAAGTGAAAAGTCACATAATTAAAATTTACTGTATTGAGTTCAACAgcggggggtggggtggggtatTCTACTGAGTTTCCCCGAAAATAAGACCagatcttttattaattttgctcCAAAAGACATGGTAGGTCTTATTTTTAGGTGATGTCTTATATTTTCATGTACAACAATCTACCggtccattttttttaaatggtacaAAAATCACCACTTGGACACAACCTGTACTCTGATTGGTCATCTGTTTATCGTACTTCTCAACAAAGGCATCCGCTTGGGTGTATACAAATACTTACGGTAATTATAATTGATATTATATTAGTATCATATGAAAACTatatgttagtgttaagatggttctcacactggttctctaaacacattcctatgttgtctattcagtgtctataggatctttatgatgtgagtatgtaaggtattaAGGTACAAATTAatgtgcaataacaaaaaaataaaacaataaaaataaaaactaatgttACAGATAGGATTTAAAATGCAGTTAAATATAGTTCAAACAAAACGTACTTAAATCAAagcaaaattacagattttaaaaattgtttaaaaggaAACGTACACAAAACAACCCCAGTCAATTAAAgtaatgtgagaaaatgtactttgttactttgtACCGCTGGATATGGACAttattatgttaaaaatgaatgaTTTCTCAATTTAGAAGGTCTTGATTACCATTACCTTAACATTTTAGCTGTGAGGAaactttaaaattatataaatatatcatttctacagtgaaaacatttacagtacagtactgttttactattttgatacattatgtgtgtgtactttctcctgcactggaagcttctgtcGCCAAGTCAAattcttgtgtgtgtaaacatacttggtaataaaactatttctgattctgattctgacaaatatatatgtttatttgaataTGTGGAAGGAGTTTACGGTGTCAGTACTTTGTAACAGTCACAACAGAGAGTTTTCTGACAAGAAAAACGTCTTCAGGAGTTCACAGATTCTTGGTAACATGACAAGCTTTTTTCGTCTTGTTTACttgaagaagaaagaaggaaagtgTGGTTGGTGAGGGGATCAGAATACCATTGTCTATTTCCCCTGTAAAGCCACACCTCCAAACCTTTCATGTATTACTCATGATTCCCAAATAGTAATTGCTGTACAATGTATAGTAGGTGGTTAATTTTCCAAATGCatctgcctttaaaaaaaagtaaattttttgttaaattttcaGTTTAGTGCATTACTTTTCACTTTATGTTCTGTCAAAACCccaataattattaaattccTCATCCATCACAGGGCTCAAGTaatttttaattacatataataatatatgaaaaatatataaatgtattattgtctCATAAATTCTTAATTCCTTTACTTCCATTGCCTacttttctatttccagaagCTTAGCCACTATAAGGAAATGGTAGGTCAGTGGTCAAGATGTTTGAACTCAAATTCTAGCACCTCTGAAATCCCACTCATGTGCCCTTAAACAAGGTCCATAACTCTCAACTGTTCTTTTATACATGCCATTAGTTATTAAAGAGCAGTGGAGCAGTGCACAGTGAGCGTTCACTGTAAAGCATTTTATAAAAGGGTGATAGTGTGAGTGTTACACAAAGGGAATTTCTGAGTCATTACCAGATTGGATGTCATGATCGTGTCCCGTCTGTTCATTTGGAAGAAACGGGTTTAACCTTAAAAAAAGAAGCCCTCAGATGTTGTTAAACAGCCCTCACACCAGAGAATCTGGTAAGGCTTGAAACAGCCCTGATGCTAACTATCTATTAGTTTGATGCAAACTAAGCTTGATGGAAAACTTTGCTAACTGCTGTTTTGCTAAGCTAACTGATAATGTTGTAGCCTCTGTAACATGTAATTTCTGTCCTTTAAAATGTCTCACTTGCAGCATCCTGTTTGCTGATATCAAAGGATTCACCCTGTTGTCCATGACAATGTCGGCGCAGGAGCTGGTGCGCACCCTCAACGAGCTCTTTTGTCGTTTTGATCGTCTGGCTGAGGTGAGAAAGGATCACATCAAGAATTGACAAGAATAAATCCAGTTTGTATGACGAAATAATGTGTCCGTGTTTGTGAGTACATAGGAACACCACTGCCTGAGAATAAAGATCCTGGGTGACTGTTACTACTGTGTTTCTGGAGTCCCAGAGCCACAGAGAGCTCATGCTCGGTGCTGTGTAGAGATGGGTCTTGCTATGATCATCACCATACGGTACACAATCAAAACTCTTGTTCCCACTGATCTTactgttttctcttttattagAAATTGTGTTAGTTAACATgatcttgcattttttttttgttttttagaaatGTGCGAAAGCAGTTTAACTATGAGATGGACATGCGGATCGGGATCCACTCGGGATCTGTTCTATGTGGCGTTCTGGGCCTGCAGAAGTGGCAGTTTGATGTGTGGTCCTATGATGTTGGTGTTGCTAACATGCTAGAAGCAGGTGGTATCCCCGGGTgagcaaatatgtaaaaatatctAGACCAAGTTCATCATCTCAAGTGGATTTAGCAAATTCTGGATTTGTTTTGAATGCTTGTTAGGCGTATCCACATCTCACGTGCCACACTGGATTGTCTGGACGGAAGCTACCAAACAGAGGATGGGCGCGGTTACGAACGCAACGAGTTCCTGCGCAAGCACAACATCGACACTTTCCTCATTTGCCCCAAGGACGTGGAAAACAACACTGTAGATGCGGAGCCTTCCAAAATACGCATGACCATCCGCACCTCCAACACTGAACATTTGTTTAGCAGCACCAATAATATGAGCTGTGTAAGAACATGTCGAAACGCCATGAATTTAATCAGCGGTCGACggagtacacaaaccatgtagaaAAAGTAGAGATTCGctctgtaaaatgtgactccagtaaaactaaatgtgtaaaagtttaaactttcacttaaggaaaagtacaaaagtatttgctttcaacTTAACTTAAGTAtacaaagtactatgatttatgtTCCTATTATCGTTTTTGTATCAAGACTTTTTAGTTAATCACcttagtttatgtgaaaagactcaaatgtgactctcagaacactgatctattaatagaatgatattaatgactcaaacactgatttctattacaattatcatgaacccaaaaccttcttatcaaatacttaaaaaaaagaatcatacaaataaggtcacgtgtgttgtggctaGTTGGATCTGGaatttcttcatcatttattcctctcttaaTGTTCTGCTtaatgttgaactgatgctgaactgtatgttggtgatcagtagatacaccaagcaccaatcagaacaaaacagagcgagcgctcgaccctgattggtgactcgctgcgtgtttcaccagttaagtttttatcctcataaataaaaaggaacgactgatttcacaaaacgtagttgagtaaaaagtaaaatatttgactttgaagtGTAGTGAggttgaagtaaaagtctccccgaatgcaaacacttcagtaaagtacagatacgcaaaaaaagCGTCTCAACTACAGAAACAAtgtacatttacttcattactgtccaccagtgAATTTCATGATGTGAACTATTCGTAGGATTCTGATGGTTCAAATTGCTTTGAACTCTTCCCAGATCTTGGCGTCATTCACAAACGGCTCTCTGCTGCAGCTGCCCAGTTCCAAAAACAGGTTTTCTAGCGCCAAAGAGATTAATAAACGGATCGAGCATGCTATTGATGTGCGCAGCAGTGAACGGATGCAGCAGGAGCACATTATTCCTTCAACGCTGGTGTTCAAGGACACACACATCGAAAAAAAGGTCTGTGGCCTccaaaccaccaccaccatgcttctatatatcaaaacatttaattgcTGGTGATAGTGAAGTTTTTTGCACCAGAGGTTTAAAGACTACATGagaatcatacttgagtaaaagtatagatactgAAAACGTTCTCCATCCCAAATGATTAGTAACTGATTCTAATATGACTTCAGTCAAAGTCTACGAGAATCTAATTTGAACAAGTATTTGACTATTGAAAACCCAAAACCAGTTGATTTGTCAGGTTTGAttttctaaaatacaaatcaaattgtacatttcGACACTGAATTAAAACTGCAAGAGCAACACAACAACCTCTTCAACGttccagaatgaaacaaagataaagtagtaaagcaatctttcaaaaagttTACATcagttaacaaataaaatgacagcatcatgtcacaaagtagaagagaTTTTTATATGACTTTCAACAAAATCTGGTTCTTAAACTTGTTGGAATTGcgctttttggactgaaaatttGGCTGGTGGTACTAAAAACTCACACACAGGCAGCATACGTGGGGAGGAGAGTGTAGATTACATAATTAATGACATTTTCAGCAGAAGTGCAAAATTTAATTAGTAGTGATCattgtgtaattaaaatatagtggagtaaaaaagcATATAtactaaatcataaatgtagttgagcttcatcaatcaggcataacattactgttcctttcttggagcacttttgatagatactgaccactgcagaccaggaacatcccacaagagctgcagttttggagatgctctgacccagacgtctagacgtcacaatctgtcaaactcgctcaaatccttacgcccatttttcctgcatctaacaccaactttgaggacaaaacgttcacttgctgcctaataaataaatccacccactaacaggtgccatgatgaagagatcatcagtgttcttcacttcaccgatTATAATGTTCTAATGTCAATGTTCTGCCTGATCAATGtgtctttgatactcagtaaaacaaGAAAGTAGCCATAAAATTGACTTAAGTACAGCAACGAGgtacttttacttaaatagTTTACACCACTGGTGTGCGCATCTcatccttcacacacacatttctacatCCACCTATGAAGTAAACACAGGAGAAGGGGGTATAAAAAGCAAAGAAACCATGTAACAACAATcacaattttttacatttacagcatttggtggACACTCATATCCAGACCAACTTATTAGAACCTCACTACAACTGAGCACTTGAAGGTCCTGTCTCAGGGGCTCAGCtgtggtggtgatgggattGAATTCTAGACCTTCTAGGCAGATGTCCAacagcttaaccactgagctgtcAATTCCAactaaacaaatattatttcttttgttccaGTTTTCCCAGATGAGGGACGAGACATTTAAGACCAACCTGGTCTGCTCCTTCATCATGCTTCTCTTCCTCATGGCAGTCCAGGCCCTGATCCCTGCACCCAGGTAAACCCAGGGTTTCATGCCTTTAAGCAACCTTTACATATCActatattgtataaataagCGCAGATTAGATTACCACTAAACTACCAACTTCATagatacatatttatacatatataattcatattttattgatgcaaaatgtgttaaaaacgatgcatcacaTCTTTTATGCCGGTGAACTGATGCAAATCACTGAATCTTACAATCCCTATTGTATAGTTCTTTTCTTATCCCAGGCTATAAGGAAGTTGGGGTTCCCTGGAGCAGATTTGGTTACAACCAATGAGCCACCAGGCGTATATTAAAATGACGTGTGGAGAACCAAAGGCTTTCGTTCTTCttaaattaatgcaaatttGCACTTTTAGGACTGACTATGGAATTTGCAATTGGAGAGTCCACTGAATGGGCAATATTGGGTTAATTAGATCATAGCCCAGTCTTTGACAATGACCATGGTTTACTTTTCGAGCATTTTAAAGTAGCGTGCCAAAGCCTAAGGATTAACGCTTAAATGGTTTATCATCAGCGGTATCATCTAAGGTCACCTACGGGATCTCACAGTGCTCTTTTTTAAGACCAGTTGGattacattctttctttttttataaaaaaataaactgtaccTGGTGAAAAAAGGTGGATTAGTGGTTAACATGGTTTGCCTCCAAGGTTGGGGGTTTGAATCCCACTTCTGCATGGTGTATGTGGATTTTGCATGTTTCTCCCTGTGTTGGGGGGGGCGGTGGTCCTCCTGTTTCTCTGGTGTTTTCCCACAGTCCAAAAACAGGCATTGTAGTCTGAGTGGCATACCCTAATTGTGCAAAGTTTGTGATTCCTGAATTTGATGCCCCTTTTAAGGCCATAATCCCTTCAGAAATGTCCTTCTCTTCTGCGACCCTGCAGGAaaagtgatataaaaaaatagatgaatagatacAAGTGATGGATGAAGAACACATACCAtgtagtaaaagtagagattcgctcggtaaaatgtgactccagtaaacataaaagtgtccctttaaactttcacttgaataaaagtacaaaagtttttgccttaaatgtacttaagtatccaaagtactgatttattataactataatgttcatattatcatttttgcacaagactctttacttaatcaactcagtttatgtgaaaagactcgaatgtgactctcagcacaatCAGTAATatcagaatgatattaatgactcaaacactgatttcttttacaatgatcatgagcccaaaaaccttcttttcactTACAGTGGGGGagataattatttgatcccctgctgattttctGAGTTttcccccttacaaagaaatgaacagtctagaatgtttattttaggtttattttaacagaaagagaaatccataaaaacacttttacataaattatataaattaatttgtatttaatcgagtgaaataagtattagATCCCGTACCAACCAACGGTCAaaggatgtcagggacaagaCTGTAGACCTGcgcaaggctggaatgggctacagaACCATCAGCAAAAAGTTTAGAGAGCAAGATACCACTGTTGTTGCGATAATTCAAAAATTGACAAAAATACAAGATCAATTGTCCtcgctctggagctccatgcaaaatctcacctcattTGGTgaggatgattctgagaaaggtgagggatcagcccagaattacaTGGGAGGAGCTTGTTGTTGTGATCTTAGTATAGAtgggaccacagtcaccaagaaaaccattggtaacacaccaaGGTCTCTCTGCTCAAGAATGCAAATTTCCTAATGAACACCTAAATGATTCAGAGAATGCTTGGGAGAAAGTGATGTGGTCATTGTGGCCAAAATtgagctctttggcatcaactctactcaccatgtttggaggcacagaaatgctgaatatgaccccaagaacaccatccccactgtcataCATGGAGGAGAAAACATCCTGCTTCTGGGCTATTTCTCTGCTAAGGCTACAGGAaggaagacttcaccacatgaacgaggccatgcactgtagaatcttggatgagaacctcctggcctcagccagaacactgaaAATGGGTCTTGGATGGGacctccagcatgacaatgacccaaaacatatggccaaggcaacaatctgatggtcttgtagcccattccaccCTTATGCAGGTCTACAGTCTTGTACCTGATGTCTTttaacagctctttggtctttcccatggtggtggagaggtttgaatggaagaggttgattggtgtcttttatacacataaccAGTTGATATTGGAAGTTCTTTCCTAATGGGACAGggctaatttgggtgtgtgggagaaTTCTTGCGGGTTGTTACGGGATACCACTGTTTGAGTGTTAAagtggggtcgccacagcggatcatccgtattcatgagccacatgtttgatttggcacatgtttttatgctggatgcccttcctaacgcaaccctccccatttatccaggcttgggaccggcactaagagtgcactggcttgtgcaaccctaatggctggggttggttccctgactgggaatcgaacccgggccgcatcctaaccactagaccaccagggaacgaactactgaaaaaaaaagaaatgactgattttgcaaagtgaagttaaagtacaagtctccccaaatggaagtacagatacacgaaaaagctacttaagtacagtaatgaattacatttacttctttactgttTATCACTGATGGATACACACTACCTGTGTGCTGCTGGAAAACAGTGGTGGTAGAAACATCAGGATTTTCAAGATAGCATGTAAATTCTGGATCTGGTGGTTCCTCAGCCTCTGCCACATCACTTCAGACCTAAGTCGCTTTCAATTTTGGTCTAGTTACAAAGATCCCGTTCATGCAGTTTAATGAAATCAGTTCAACATCTGTCAAGTTATAGTTCCCTAAACTCCTTCTACAACTTAGAACAGACAGTTACTAAGGATAAACCAATGaacactttatattaatgatAATGGACTTAGTCTttgtttatctgtgtgaaagATTTCTTGCTTGTACAAGTTTTTTGTGCATCCTTTAATATCCTGATTCACACCTCTAGTCTTCACCAAATAATCTGGTAAACTAAATAATATGCCTCCTATTCATATCATTATTATGCATAGCATTTATTGGCTCTTAGTTCATGTAAAATTCCAGACAATATTTTTGTCAGTTTGGTTTACATTTGTTCAACAAAtagtacttttttttcctgcaggccGTATCCCATTATGCTCCAGTTCTGTGTAGTACTAATGTCGTACCTGCTGTTGCTGGTGATGGCCCTGGCTGAGGAGTTCAAACACTTTCCCACTGGACTTCAACGATTCTGCTGCTGGATCCACGAGAACAACTTTATGCGCTCTCTGCTCACCCTCACTGCCATAGCCTTGAACGTCGGCATGGCTTCTGCTGACATGGTAAGGTTCGAAGCAGCACCACCAATCAGAAGCTATACAGCCAATAAAAAGTCTCAAAAGCTATCAGGGgttaaaaaacaatgtttttgtcACACTGTCTCTGCAGTTTTGCACTATAGGGCCGgagtcatgagtttaaatcccacagCTGAATGTATTAGAGATTTAAAAACAATCTAATTAGCTTTACCCCGGGTGCTTCCAGGTCAGAGGAACTATCTACATCTCTTTCCCTCTGATGACTGTGTAATGCTGACAGCGAGTGAATCATATGGTTATATCAGTGGCCAGAAACAGGATTCATTTTTCCTGTTACATTcagccactttcaggtctctccagagatgtttaataatgTTGTCTCTGAGCTACTCCTGTGTTGTGTTGGCTGTGGGGTTGTTGTCATGTAGGAAGTTGAACCTTCAGCTCAAACTGAGATCATAAAAACAGATGctgctgccaccatcatgcttcactctTGAGATGGTTTTGAGCAGGTGACGAGCAATGCCTGATTTTCTCCAGACACAACAATTAGAGTTTAGGCCAAACAGTTAAATCCTGGTTTCTCAAACAAGAGAATATCCGTCCACACAGTCTTCTGTGGCTTCCATAGGTTTTGCACAGAAGAGAGACTTCCATCTAGCCACCATAAAGCCCAGATcagtggagggctgcagtgttAGTTGGCCTTCCAGATCTCTacacaagcttttttttgtcatttctaccatacaCAGGACACAGTGAAAATGATACCACGGtactccagaaccctggtgctacactaaacaacataaagctacaacatttgcatcgagtgcaaccagttcagacaaaaaacagtacaggcagacaacacaagacagtgtgggacaatacacataacacaagatagcgccacccagtaaacctactgtatactctgaatatacagtactgtgcaaagagaactataaaagactataaacaagagtaaatataaacaaacaatgcagtgcaaaaacagcagtagcagcagtcaagaagtgcgaaaaacagcatgtaaacgcAGTGGCAGGCAGTGCAtatggtacctgggccttcagtgagaacttacctgacttaatccaccccttaataccaccactaacacatcacaattatagaaacgtgtggcattacagagagagaggaatttcacatatggaggtgaaaaccattttactaaagcaagaaacccagttaagactccaaacctctactaCAACctcaactgtgcacctacatcatctggagcagttcagaatcaatatttgtctaataatatgacaaaaacattaaaatggaaataaaatacaacctactcaccagagatgcagactcataatgtgcagcgcccctcaGAGGCTGTTAGCCACTGGTaagctcgtattcactggtctggaggtggagaacaaaccctagCTAGCTTCAGTGTTATCCaacctcctcacaatgtctagattttcttcaaaatggatttttaagtatgtccgagaccaaatcaatttctcttcctccgtaggcaggAATGacgcagagctacacacgtgtttttcCAGTCAAACTTGTCTGTAACTGTTTCCCtctaatcaatcaatcagaggacggaaaaatgctgatgatattctgggccagctagctgccctgtgaggagaatatgaaatctgattggttaaagaaacagatttatttataatattctatatggtaaaaaggccagcggtactgactttgaaggctctgggcagattagattgacaaggcagcacatagaggctgaaatctgattggacaaaaaatccacatacacgtactggaagcagtgcagccgagagaaatgATACAAAATGAAGAAgataaactgttgggaaaaaagttatacaatttcattgaacaaatattagaatttgggttgtaaatgtaggtcagtgcttctgatagtgtttaggcagCAGAGAAGGGCGGCCACTGTGTAAACGGTATTACAtcgttaaatataaataatatataaatggtggtggaatggattgagatgagtaatgagtgtgtgtttaagttcaggttgtacagttcagtaacacaattaattaagtgtgtgtgtgtgtgtgtgtgtgtgtgtgtgtgtgtgtgtgtgtgtgtgtgtaagagagtttcagtttagttttgtgttgagaagactgttgcacagtcttacTGACCGGACCagagctcagtcagagtgaccatcagtttcttggtcacctctcttactAAAGCCCTTCTCCCCTGATTGGTTAGTTTagaagagtcctggttgtgccacacttctTCCATTTGAAAATGATGGAGGCCATTGTGCTCTCACAGTGCAGCATTTCTGGTAGGCTTCCCTATatctgtgccttgcaacaatcctgtctctgagctctgcaggcagttccttcAACCTAATGGCTTGGTTTTGTCTCTGATAGAGCACAAGTAGACTTTAATCAATGTGTAGAAACATCTTATTAACTATCAAGAGAAATGGGAGGCACCTGAGGCACTcattttcaagtgttgttgcaaagggtctgaatacttatgtcaTTTAGGTGTGGTGTAACTTCATGCATGGAGATGTGGAAAGCAGGAACGACACCAGCCAAAGACCTCTAACTGTCTGCACTCATCCTGAGGTGAGGCTTTTATTCCTAACATACAATGATATTCATGTACGTCTAATTCTTTTTACCATACTATAGGTCTCATGCTTTCTTCTCCCTCCACATATTATCCCTCCAATAGTTTTTCGTCTTAAGCGGCGTCGTCTCCATGGTTACCTGCGCGGTCTTTATAAGACTCAGCTCTCTTCTGAAGCTTACTGTTTTGTTACTGATAGCGACCGTGTACACATATTTTGTCGAGGTGGCCTTCCATACTCTTTATGTCAATCAACAACAAGAGCAGGAGGAGCAGCTCTCCAGGTAAATGACCATGAGGGCAAAAAAGAATTATGAAGACTACAAAACGTTAAACCAGCTCAGTCTTATGCATGTGTATCTCCAGATCTCACTACCTGAGAAGAAAAGGCATCTTAATTCTGTTGATGGCGATGTTTGTGATAGCCGTGTTCTTCAACGGTCGTCAGGTACACGTCACTACACCATTCACTTGGAGATAAATCAGTTTAAAGAAGCGATATGTGATTTTTCCTGGTAGATtagagacaggtgaaggtgattagtataAAGGCGAGGCACTGCGAGGGGGCGTGgccggtggttccctgacaggaACCTGGAATAAGCAAATAATTACAACATGCAAgaaagtgggatttgaacttttaaacaaattcaaCAAAT contains:
- the si:dkey-206f10.1 gene encoding adenylate cyclase type 8 isoform X2, with protein sequence MSVNTAGLFIHYLIDRAQRQAFLETRRCIEGHMKLEMENKRQERLVLSILPRFVALEMIADMASMDDELLPQQFHKVYIHQYTDVSILFADIKGFTLLSMTMSAQELVRTLNELFCRFDRLAEEHHCLRIKILGDCYYCVSGVPEPQRAHARCCVEMGLAMIITIRNVRKQFNYEMDMRIGIHSGSVLCGVLGLQKWQFDVWSYDVGVANMLEAGGIPGRIHISRATLDCLDGSYQTEDGRGYERNEFLRKHNIDTFLICPKDVENNTVDAEPSKIRMTIRTSNTEHLFSSTNNMSCILASFTNGSLLQLPSSKNRFSSAKEINKRIEHAIDVRSSERMQQEHIIPSTLVFKDTHIEKKFSQMRDETFKTNLVCSFIMLLFLMAVQALIPAPRPYPIMLQFCVVLMSYLLLLVMALAEEFKHFPTGLQRFCCWIHENNFMRSLLTLTAIALNVGMASADMVWCNFMHGDVESRNDTSQRPLTVCTHPEFFVLSGVVSMVTCAVFIRLSSLLKLTVLLLIATVYTYFVEVAFHTLYVNQQQEQEEQLSRSHYLRRKGILILLMAMFVIAVFFNGRQWEATARLDFLWRLQAQQEVEDMRELREHNECLLHNILPAHVARHFLDRKKNDDELYAQSYDEVGVMFATIAGFNEFYEQKEIRHEGVECLRLLNEIIADFDELLDETYFLDIEKIKTIGSCYMAASGLSPDKQTRGGSDWHHLSELVLFALAMQETLRAINKHTSNDFQLRVGIAHGPVVAGVIGAAKPQYDIWGMTVNLASRMDSTGINGRIQVPEPTKKILSDWGFVLELRGEIYIKGVSEQQGQLRTYFISNSRAHRTINISTKGGRPTRRNVGRNTLASVVFSLLRAIQKEKQSGTAGRFSLSTNNVQC